The following coding sequences lie in one Streptomyces sp. NBC_00510 genomic window:
- a CDS encoding YidB family protein produces MADPTKSSGGGMMDELQALLEGATKLLSDSGLKGVVDSWLGNGPNEPVTTRQIEDAFGADKVAEASKQAGVKPDALAAELPEVIDKASPDGKIDIRSSSIEPSSIDARKESVIDVLGHTIERRG; encoded by the coding sequence ATGGCTGACCCCACGAAGAGCAGCGGCGGCGGCATGATGGACGAGCTGCAGGCACTGCTCGAGGGTGCGACGAAGCTCCTGAGCGACAGCGGCCTGAAGGGCGTCGTCGACTCATGGCTCGGCAACGGTCCCAACGAACCGGTCACGACGAGGCAGATCGAGGACGCGTTCGGCGCCGACAAGGTGGCCGAGGCCAGCAAGCAGGCCGGCGTGAAGCCCGACGCCCTCGCCGCCGAACTGCCCGAGGTCATCGACAAGGCATCTCCCGACGGCAAGATCGACATACGCAGTAGCAGCATCGAACCGTCCTCCATCGACGCCCGCAAGGAATCGGTCATCGACGTGCTGGGCCACACGATCGAGCGCCGCGGGTGA
- a CDS encoding nitroreductase, with product MDVYEAVDSRRAVRAFSDAPVSRETLERVLAAATRAPSSGNLQPWHVYVVTGGPLSELKRHATARALAGDPGDDREYPMYPAELTSPYLDRFSAAAAQRYEALGIARDDPDRPRKIAALNSEAFGAPVVLFCYLDRTMGLGQWADAGMYLQTVMLLLRAEGLHSCPQVMWTLYRRTVSQAVGARDGLVLFCGVAVGFEKEGVPRLRTGRADITETVSFVGA from the coding sequence GTGGACGTGTACGAAGCCGTGGACAGTCGCCGGGCCGTACGGGCGTTCAGCGACGCGCCGGTGTCCAGGGAGACTCTGGAGAGAGTGCTGGCCGCGGCGACGCGTGCTCCGTCGAGTGGCAACCTCCAGCCCTGGCATGTGTACGTCGTGACCGGCGGGCCCCTGTCCGAACTGAAGCGGCACGCGACGGCCCGGGCCCTGGCGGGCGACCCGGGTGACGACCGGGAGTACCCGATGTACCCGGCCGAACTGACCTCGCCCTATCTGGACCGCTTCTCCGCCGCGGCCGCCCAGCGGTACGAAGCGCTGGGGATCGCGCGCGACGACCCCGACAGGCCCAGGAAGATCGCGGCCTTGAACTCGGAGGCGTTCGGGGCGCCGGTCGTCCTGTTCTGCTACCTCGACCGGACGATGGGGCTCGGACAGTGGGCCGACGCGGGGATGTACCTGCAGACGGTCATGCTGCTGCTGAGGGCGGAAGGCCTGCACAGTTGCCCCCAGGTGATGTGGACCCTGTACCGCAGGACCGTCAGCCAGGCCGTCGGGGCCCGCGACGGCCTCGTGCTGTTCTGCGGCGTCGCGGTGGGCTTCGAGAAGGAGGGCGTACCTCGACTGCGCACCGGGCGCGCGGACATCACGGAGACGGTGAGCTTCGTCGGGGCATGA
- a CDS encoding S8 family serine peptidase, translating into MRRSSRKRLGRRLGAVTVGLTVFGMVVSTTATQAAEPTRKSPLPGVVQTNSPTMIANDDLARIVSASGGSVPVTLITGDKVHVGVDDDGKPVVRDIDSADRPDGPPGVFHTITRQGKVYVVPDDALALVGKGLLDWGLFDLSQLVTLVAAGKGDAVPVLVTYTGTAGADKTRKVAGASGGRALPSINGRSMKIADGGRWWQGVRGKTDPTSAAARSAGSLAGVKKVWLNGMSHVDLEQSVPQIGAPVAWERGYDGTGVTVAVLDTGIDATHPDVSGSIAGQVDFTGSPTGTKDGHGHGTHVASTVLGSGAASKGLRKGVAPGAKLLVGKVCDDNGQCPDDGIIAAMDWAAHSGAKVVNMSLGGEPTDGTDPMSQALNELSRATGTLFVVAAGNSGFVAQKVVSPGSADDALTVAAVDKSGDMATFSNRGPRIGDGAAKPDIAAPGVDIVAARAAGTAMGTVVDEYYTSSNGTSMATPHVAGAAAIVAQQHPELTGQQIKALLMDTASDLGHDMYAQGRGLVDLATATNPQIVPKGNLNFGRLAYPQSAVTKKITYTNRGDKATTLHLTMPVSFADGKPAAAGLFTLSTDTVVVPAGGSAEVSVTLDGSVLGTDGAHGGYNGLLSARDDSGAIRLSSGIHTFVEAQKFPLTLNVVPPAGATDVRYGTATFMPVDDQVHLHAGQVFEVGADTVTEQLFRGTYAVQMPVTWRDATGQWQQAQPIAPEVSLTKASTVTLDLRKAKPLSVQYPESTETYNATDVVNRVSATGAWTTGTALTYDYKAGEPNWWVLPTGKVSEGTFTHDFYSSRTTPVVTMRATGGGAPSSLSARYVTPDGGLTETQAWLRDNGDPSTREAAIQVPRLPVKGHLPVVHAGTGTAAELADVDARGKLVLLTPTDICQGTCDYAKLRDERVAAAATAGAVGVLVAAPGLTSLGRPSELDQCVDGPQSCPAIQPYAALPIVSVPYAEAEGLIKRIKADRKHVEISLGGSVVPRAYAARYHDEGQIRPNAYKAGKGDLDRVDLSFHASRPGEVHQLSWRQSLQATPVTSQVSLPHPATRQTMTTFVKQEDNAISRFTASWAEVGADSFLAHNRTEMNDMVLTGRDEIHWNSGPAVPGAVPQVRTESGFSVEAGPCSGCRQGDTFYPTVYLTGSGGGRQALIGIVDDELLQHEFLEIPSCGTVPSPTIPNLDSTCDFKLLNASGDEIERHTQHLPDETWATL; encoded by the coding sequence ATGAGGCGAAGCTCAAGGAAGCGTCTCGGTAGACGCCTGGGCGCGGTGACCGTCGGTCTGACCGTCTTCGGCATGGTCGTGTCGACCACGGCGACCCAGGCCGCCGAGCCGACCCGGAAGTCGCCGCTTCCCGGGGTCGTACAGACGAACAGCCCGACGATGATCGCCAACGACGACCTGGCACGGATCGTCTCCGCGTCCGGCGGATCCGTCCCGGTGACGCTGATCACCGGCGACAAGGTGCACGTCGGCGTCGACGACGACGGCAAGCCCGTCGTCCGCGACATCGACAGCGCGGATCGGCCCGATGGACCCCCGGGCGTGTTCCACACCATCACCCGCCAGGGCAAGGTGTACGTCGTGCCGGACGACGCCCTCGCGCTGGTCGGCAAGGGACTGCTCGACTGGGGGCTCTTCGACCTGTCCCAGCTGGTGACCCTCGTCGCGGCGGGCAAGGGCGACGCGGTGCCGGTGCTCGTCACCTACACCGGAACGGCCGGCGCCGACAAGACCCGGAAGGTCGCCGGCGCGTCGGGCGGCAGGGCGCTCCCGAGCATCAACGGCCGCTCGATGAAAATCGCCGACGGCGGACGGTGGTGGCAGGGGGTACGGGGCAAGACGGACCCCACGTCCGCCGCCGCCCGGTCCGCCGGTTCCCTGGCCGGGGTCAAGAAGGTCTGGCTCAACGGCATGTCGCATGTCGACCTCGAGCAGTCGGTGCCGCAGATCGGCGCGCCCGTCGCCTGGGAGCGCGGCTACGACGGCACCGGCGTGACCGTGGCGGTGCTGGACACCGGTATCGACGCCACCCACCCGGACGTGTCCGGCAGCATCGCCGGGCAGGTCGACTTCACCGGCAGTCCCACGGGCACCAAGGACGGGCACGGACACGGCACCCACGTGGCGTCCACGGTCCTCGGCAGCGGTGCCGCGTCCAAGGGGCTGCGCAAGGGCGTCGCCCCCGGCGCCAAGCTGCTGGTCGGCAAGGTCTGCGACGACAACGGGCAGTGCCCCGACGACGGGATCATCGCGGCCATGGACTGGGCCGCCCACTCGGGGGCCAAGGTCGTCAACATGAGCCTCGGCGGTGAACCCACCGACGGCACCGACCCGATGAGCCAGGCGCTCAACGAGCTCAGCCGCGCCACCGGGACCCTGTTCGTGGTCGCGGCCGGAAACTCCGGCTTCGTCGCCCAGAAGGTCGTCTCCCCGGGCTCCGCCGACGACGCCCTGACCGTCGCGGCCGTCGACAAGAGCGGCGACATGGCCACCTTCTCCAACCGCGGACCGCGGATCGGGGACGGCGCCGCCAAGCCGGACATCGCGGCTCCGGGCGTCGACATCGTCGCGGCACGCGCCGCCGGCACGGCCATGGGCACTGTGGTGGACGAGTACTACACGTCGTCCAACGGGACCTCGATGGCCACGCCCCACGTGGCCGGCGCCGCGGCCATCGTCGCCCAGCAGCACCCGGAGCTGACCGGTCAGCAGATCAAGGCGCTGCTGATGGACACCGCAAGCGACCTGGGGCACGACATGTACGCCCAGGGCAGGGGCCTGGTGGACCTGGCGACCGCGACCAATCCGCAGATCGTCCCGAAGGGGAACCTGAACTTCGGCCGCCTGGCCTACCCGCAGTCGGCGGTGACGAAGAAGATCACGTACACCAACCGCGGCGACAAGGCGACCACGTTGCATCTGACGATGCCGGTCTCCTTCGCCGACGGCAAGCCGGCCGCGGCAGGCCTGTTCACCCTCAGCACGGACACGGTGGTCGTTCCCGCAGGCGGGTCCGCCGAGGTGTCGGTGACGCTCGACGGCAGCGTGCTGGGCACGGACGGGGCCCACGGCGGCTACAACGGGCTGCTGAGCGCCCGTGACGACTCCGGCGCGATACGGCTGAGTTCGGGGATCCACACCTTCGTCGAAGCCCAGAAGTTCCCGCTGACCCTGAACGTCGTGCCCCCGGCGGGTGCCACCGACGTCCGTTACGGCACCGCCACCTTCATGCCGGTCGACGACCAGGTCCACCTGCATGCGGGCCAGGTCTTCGAAGTCGGCGCGGACACCGTGACCGAGCAGCTCTTCCGCGGCACCTACGCGGTGCAGATGCCGGTCACCTGGCGGGACGCGACCGGCCAGTGGCAGCAGGCCCAGCCGATCGCACCGGAGGTGAGCCTCACCAAGGCGAGCACGGTCACGCTGGACCTGCGCAAGGCCAAGCCGCTGAGCGTGCAGTACCCGGAGTCCACCGAGACCTACAACGCGACCGACGTCGTCAACCGGGTCTCCGCGACCGGGGCATGGACGACGGGCACGGCGCTCACGTACGACTACAAGGCCGGCGAGCCGAACTGGTGGGTGCTGCCCACCGGAAAGGTGAGCGAGGGCACCTTCACCCACGACTTCTACAGCTCGCGGACGACTCCCGTCGTCACCATGCGCGCCACCGGCGGCGGTGCCCCCTCCAGCCTGTCCGCCCGCTACGTGACCCCGGACGGCGGGCTGACCGAGACGCAGGCGTGGCTGCGGGACAACGGGGACCCGAGCACCCGCGAAGCCGCGATCCAGGTTCCCCGCCTGCCGGTCAAGGGACACCTGCCGGTGGTCCACGCCGGCACCGGGACCGCCGCCGAACTCGCGGACGTCGACGCCCGGGGCAAGCTCGTACTCCTCACGCCGACCGACATCTGTCAGGGCACCTGCGACTACGCGAAGCTCCGGGACGAGCGGGTGGCGGCCGCTGCCACAGCCGGGGCCGTCGGCGTGCTGGTCGCGGCACCGGGCCTCACTTCGCTGGGCCGCCCCTCGGAGTTGGACCAGTGCGTGGACGGGCCGCAGAGCTGCCCGGCGATCCAGCCGTACGCCGCACTGCCCATCGTGAGCGTGCCCTACGCCGAGGCCGAAGGCCTGATCAAGCGGATCAAGGCCGACCGGAAGCACGTCGAGATCAGCCTCGGCGGCAGCGTCGTGCCGAGGGCGTACGCCGCCAGGTACCACGACGAGGGACAGATCCGGCCGAACGCCTACAAGGCCGGAAAGGGCGATCTGGACCGGGTCGACCTCTCCTTCCACGCGTCACGCCCCGGTGAGGTGCACCAGCTGAGCTGGAGGCAGTCCCTCCAGGCCACCCCCGTCACGTCGCAGGTGTCCCTGCCGCACCCGGCCACGCGGCAGACCATGACCACCTTCGTCAAGCAGGAGGACAACGCGATCAGCCGGTTCACCGCCTCCTGGGCCGAGGTCGGAGCGGACTCCTTCCTGGCGCACAACCGCACCGAGATGAACGACATGGTCCTCACCGGCAGGGACGAGATCCACTGGAACTCGGGGCCCGCCGTACCGGGGGCCGTGCCACAGGTGCGGACCGAGTCCGGCTTCTCGGTCGAGGCCGGACCGTGCTCGGGCTGCCGGCAGGGCGACACCTTCTACCCCACCGTCTACCTGACGGGCAGCGGCGGCGGCCGCCAGGCCCTGATCGGCATCGTCGACGACGAGCTGCTCCAGCACGAGTTCCTCGAGATCCCCTCCTGCGGGACGGTTCCCTCGCCCACCATTCCGAACCTCGACTCCACCTGCGACTTCAAGCTGCTGAACGCGTCCGGTGACGAGATCGAGCGTCACACGCAGCACCTCCCGGACGAGACCTGGGCGACCCTGTGA
- a CDS encoding DUF4097 family beta strand repeat-containing protein: protein MQKFDTPAPILAVLDVPAGRIRFIAADRGDATVEVLAADASKSRDVKAAEQAEVAYRDGVLRIEVPAAKSRVLGASGSIDVTVQLPTGSRIEAKAAAAELRGVGRLGDVVIEGQQATVKLDEAESARISVLAGDIAVGRLGGPAEISTQKGDLVITEAVRGTVTLRTEHGVISVGAARGVSASLDAGTAYGRIDNTLKNTDGAAADLDIHATTSYGDITARSL from the coding sequence ATGCAGAAGTTCGACACCCCCGCCCCGATCCTGGCCGTCCTCGACGTCCCCGCCGGACGCATCCGGTTCATCGCCGCCGACCGGGGCGACGCCACCGTCGAGGTCCTGGCCGCGGACGCCTCGAAGAGCCGCGACGTGAAGGCGGCGGAGCAGGCCGAGGTCGCCTACCGCGACGGCGTGCTGCGGATCGAGGTCCCGGCGGCGAAGAGCCGGGTCCTCGGCGCGTCCGGGTCCATCGACGTGACGGTCCAACTGCCCACCGGCTCGCGCATCGAGGCGAAGGCGGCCGCCGCCGAACTCCGCGGCGTGGGACGGCTCGGCGACGTCGTCATTGAGGGCCAGCAGGCCACGGTCAAGCTCGACGAGGCCGAGAGCGCCCGCATCTCCGTCCTCGCCGGCGACATCGCGGTCGGCCGCCTGGGCGGCCCCGCCGAGATCAGCACCCAGAAGGGCGACCTCGTCATCACCGAAGCCGTGCGCGGCACCGTCACGCTGCGGACCGAGCACGGCGTGATCTCGGTGGGCGCCGCCCGCGGAGTCTCCGCCTCCCTGGACGCCGGCACCGCCTACGGCCGGATCGACAACACCCTCAAGAACACCGACGGTGCCGCCGCCGACCTGGACATCCACGCGACCACCTCCTACGGCGACATCACCGCCCGCAGCCTGTGA
- the snpA gene encoding snapalysin: MKSSRTSARLLAVALGLGLASSALGVAVPASAQTPATPPASTGTSVARYDGSVAETANNTAFFKAVLKSVAEKRAAQPTAQAVTVYYDASQAPSFRSQISSAASIWNSSESNVKLQEASSGADFSYYEGNDSRGSYASTNGHGSGYIFLDYTQNQQDDSVRVVTHETGHVLGLPDNYSGPCSELMSGGGPGPSCTNRYPNATERSRVDQLWATGLAQAPGTLNQPGDQLSPAPPAGTVTPGHGPGRHRNSTPWN, encoded by the coding sequence ATGAAGTCGTCCCGAACCTCCGCGAGGCTCCTCGCCGTCGCTCTCGGCCTGGGTCTGGCCTCCAGCGCGCTGGGCGTGGCGGTGCCGGCGAGCGCCCAGACGCCCGCCACCCCGCCCGCTTCCACCGGTACCTCCGTGGCGCGGTACGACGGGTCGGTTGCGGAGACCGCGAACAACACGGCGTTCTTCAAGGCTGTGCTCAAGTCGGTCGCCGAGAAGCGCGCCGCCCAGCCCACCGCGCAGGCGGTGACCGTCTACTACGACGCCTCCCAGGCACCGAGCTTCCGTTCGCAGATATCGAGCGCGGCCTCGATCTGGAACAGCTCCGAGTCCAACGTCAAGCTCCAAGAGGCCTCGAGCGGTGCCGACTTCTCCTACTACGAAGGCAACGACTCGCGCGGGTCCTACGCCTCCACCAACGGCCACGGGAGCGGCTACATCTTCCTCGACTACACCCAGAACCAGCAGGACGACTCGGTCCGCGTCGTCACCCATGAGACCGGGCACGTGCTGGGCCTGCCGGACAACTACAGCGGGCCGTGCAGTGAGCTGATGTCGGGCGGCGGCCCCGGCCCGTCCTGCACCAACCGCTACCCGAACGCCACCGAGCGCTCGCGTGTCGACCAGTTGTGGGCCACCGGACTCGCGCAGGCCCCGGGCACGCTCAACCAGCCCGGTGACCAGCTGAGCCCTGCACCGCCGGCGGGGACCGTGACGCCGGGCCACGGTCCGGGGCGTCATCGCAACAGCACGCCCTGGAATTGA
- a CDS encoding SMI1/KNR4 family protein, which produces MARFEDLRRSLWDTESRYGIQEPLTDRLIVEAERSLGVTVPGSLLDLLRHQNGGAVAADRNAFPTSGPTSWSADHVPVDLLMGIGHRAAALSMLDGPYLVREWGLPTAVVLVSGDGPCWIGLDYRVCGQHGEPSVTWFDAELETELHLAPDFRSFIEGLTREPGSL; this is translated from the coding sequence ATGGCACGCTTCGAGGACCTTCGCCGCTCCCTCTGGGACACCGAGAGCCGGTACGGAATTCAGGAGCCCCTGACCGACCGGTTGATCGTGGAGGCCGAGCGCTCGCTGGGCGTCACGGTCCCTGGTTCCCTGCTCGATCTGCTGCGCCATCAGAACGGAGGCGCGGTGGCGGCCGACCGGAACGCCTTCCCCACGAGCGGGCCGACCTCGTGGAGTGCCGATCACGTCCCGGTCGACCTCCTCATGGGCATCGGGCACCGCGCGGCGGCACTCTCCATGCTCGACGGTCCGTACCTGGTCCGGGAATGGGGGCTCCCGACCGCGGTGGTGCTGGTCTCGGGCGACGGCCCCTGCTGGATCGGGCTGGACTACCGGGTCTGCGGGCAGCACGGGGAGCCTTCCGTGACCTGGTTCGACGCGGAACTCGAAACGGAGTTGCACCTCGCCCCGGACTTCCGGTCCTTCATAGAGGGGCTGACGCGTGAGCCCGGAAGCCTGTGA
- a CDS encoding arsenate reductase ArsC encodes MSTPAVPSVLFVCVHNAGRSQMAAAFLTHLGGDRVEVRSAGSAPADAVNPAVVEAMEEAGIDISAEVPKVLTTEAVRSSDVVITMGCGDACPYFPGKRYLDWQLDDPAGQGVDAVRPIRDEIEQRIVGLLTELGVETRS; translated from the coding sequence GTGAGCACTCCCGCCGTCCCGTCCGTGCTGTTCGTCTGCGTCCACAACGCCGGCCGCTCCCAGATGGCCGCCGCCTTCCTCACCCACCTCGGCGGGGACCGGGTCGAGGTCCGCTCGGCCGGCTCCGCGCCCGCCGACGCGGTCAACCCCGCCGTGGTCGAGGCCATGGAGGAAGCCGGGATCGACATCTCCGCCGAGGTCCCCAAGGTCCTCACCACCGAAGCGGTGCGGTCCTCCGACGTGGTCATCACCATGGGCTGCGGGGACGCCTGCCCGTACTTCCCCGGCAAGCGCTACCTCGACTGGCAGCTGGACGACCCCGCCGGTCAGGGCGTCGACGCCGTCCGCCCGATCCGCGACGAGATCGAGCAGCGCATCGTGGGGCTGCTCACCGAACTCGGTGTCGAGACGCGGTCATGA
- a CDS encoding AAA family ATPase encodes MAGRTETEAGRHPALSAPRFVGRDRELAALDGALGPAPAVVLLDGEAGIGKTRLLREFLGSQAERGRRVLVGACPELRVPYTLGAVVDAVRDGVDNVAILGLSGLGGALRPLFPEWADDLPPAPEPLEDASAARHRLFRAFVEVLGRLDVAVLAIEDVHWADEATLEFLLFLVSRRPQTLSVVLTYRREEVPADSLLLRLSSRPPADAHLVRLTLQPLDIPETASFVSSMLAGGHVSTEFATFLHARTEGVPLAVEESVRLMHDRADLISQDGGWARRRLDRIDVPPTIRDAMLERVQRLRPDDRTVLYAVSVLSGPADHATLRAVTGLPEDRFAAQAAEALGCGLLREDRPGQWSFRHSLACHAVYDAIPAEERRAMHLRAGRALERWPMPPVAQLARHFRLAGEVDAACRYTEQAADLCVQSGDVATSALLLHSLVTTVALPAEPLVRLVTKIQFQALSGSDPYSKTIDALRAALGSQVLTPGQQALVRFQVGRVLMVAGEIEAGRLEILRAVPHLAPDSPEAPRARILLALPLGNARPVAEHLRWLQEAPPLAQAMASHDRLRLFVERAFALLMLGEEAGWDAARQIPDDVSDPRAAAIVAIGHTNVGEEATRWGRYDEARARLATAQALAERHQLLDYLDSIASSRAHLDWFTGAWAGLADRTARLVDDDDGVRLKDRCEAALVAGLIQAAAGDREAAEARLRFAGRDDQQRIEAAAALAQLCLRDGDVEEALRLTDQPAEIAVSGGIWSRAVEFAPARVAALVAAGQLGRAADLADTFEGALGDRDAPAPRASVVLCRAILAEAGGRLADAASLFARAADAWQALPRPYDALLARERHARCLLADGRDEAALPVLSDVRRALSELGAHHDADRVARTLNERGGDTRETRGRGRPSYGNHLSPRELEVARLLLDGRTNRQIADVLVVSTQTVASQVKSAMRKLQVTSRTGLALRVVELGIVGEQGQTPPGDE; translated from the coding sequence GTGGCTGGACGGACCGAGACCGAAGCCGGTCGGCATCCGGCGCTCTCCGCGCCGCGGTTCGTCGGCCGGGACCGGGAGCTCGCCGCCCTGGACGGGGCGCTCGGGCCGGCCCCCGCGGTCGTCCTGCTCGACGGTGAGGCGGGTATCGGCAAGACCCGGCTGTTGCGTGAATTCCTGGGGTCGCAGGCCGAGCGGGGACGTCGTGTCCTCGTCGGGGCCTGCCCGGAGCTGCGGGTGCCGTACACGCTCGGTGCGGTCGTGGACGCGGTGCGCGACGGCGTTGACAACGTTGCCATCCTGGGGCTGAGCGGGCTGGGCGGTGCGCTGCGCCCCCTTTTCCCCGAGTGGGCCGACGACCTGCCTCCGGCACCGGAGCCGCTGGAGGACGCGAGCGCCGCCCGGCACCGGCTGTTCCGCGCGTTCGTCGAGGTCCTCGGCCGGCTCGACGTCGCGGTGCTGGCGATCGAGGACGTCCACTGGGCGGACGAGGCGACGCTGGAGTTCCTGCTGTTCCTGGTCTCCCGCCGACCGCAGACGCTGAGCGTGGTGCTGACCTACCGGCGGGAGGAAGTGCCCGCCGACTCGCTGCTGCTGCGGCTGTCCTCCCGCCCGCCCGCCGACGCGCACCTGGTCAGGCTGACACTGCAGCCGCTGGACATCCCCGAGACCGCGTCATTCGTCTCGTCGATGCTGGCGGGCGGCCACGTCTCGACCGAGTTCGCGACCTTCCTGCACGCACGCACGGAGGGCGTGCCGCTGGCGGTGGAGGAGTCGGTGCGGCTGATGCACGACCGGGCCGACCTCATCAGCCAGGACGGCGGGTGGGCGCGGCGCCGGCTGGACCGCATCGACGTGCCGCCCACGATCCGCGACGCCATGCTCGAACGCGTCCAGCGGCTCCGGCCCGATGACCGGACCGTCCTGTACGCGGTGTCGGTACTGTCCGGCCCGGCCGACCACGCGACCCTGAGGGCCGTGACCGGCCTGCCCGAGGACCGGTTCGCCGCGCAGGCGGCAGAAGCGCTCGGCTGCGGCCTGCTGCGTGAGGACAGGCCCGGGCAGTGGTCGTTCCGCCACTCGCTGGCGTGTCACGCCGTGTACGACGCCATCCCGGCCGAGGAGCGGCGCGCCATGCATCTGCGCGCGGGCCGGGCACTGGAGCGATGGCCGATGCCGCCGGTGGCGCAGTTGGCCCGGCACTTCCGGCTGGCCGGCGAGGTCGACGCCGCGTGCCGGTACACCGAGCAGGCGGCCGACCTCTGCGTCCAGTCCGGAGACGTGGCCACCTCCGCACTGCTGCTGCACAGCCTGGTGACCACCGTGGCCCTCCCGGCGGAACCGCTGGTACGGCTGGTGACGAAGATCCAGTTCCAGGCGCTGTCCGGCTCCGACCCGTACTCGAAGACCATCGACGCGCTGCGAGCGGCCCTCGGCAGCCAGGTCCTGACGCCGGGACAGCAGGCCCTGGTCCGCTTCCAGGTCGGACGGGTCCTCATGGTGGCGGGAGAGATCGAGGCGGGCCGCCTCGAGATCCTGCGAGCGGTGCCCCATCTCGCACCGGACTCGCCTGAGGCGCCGCGCGCCCGCATCCTGCTCGCCCTGCCCCTGGGGAACGCACGCCCGGTCGCGGAACACCTGCGGTGGCTGCAGGAAGCACCGCCGCTGGCCCAGGCGATGGCCTCCCACGACCGGCTGCGCCTGTTCGTGGAACGCGCCTTCGCGCTGCTCATGCTCGGCGAGGAGGCCGGCTGGGACGCGGCCCGGCAGATCCCGGACGACGTCTCCGACCCCCGGGCGGCGGCCATCGTCGCGATAGGCCACACGAACGTCGGCGAGGAGGCGACGCGATGGGGCCGGTACGACGAGGCCAGGGCACGGCTGGCCACGGCCCAGGCACTCGCCGAGCGCCACCAGCTCCTGGACTACCTCGACAGCATCGCCTCCTCCCGGGCCCACCTCGACTGGTTCACCGGCGCCTGGGCGGGACTCGCCGACCGGACGGCGCGGCTGGTCGACGACGACGACGGCGTCCGGCTGAAGGACCGGTGCGAGGCCGCGCTCGTGGCGGGCCTGATCCAGGCCGCCGCCGGGGACCGGGAGGCAGCGGAGGCACGCCTGCGCTTCGCCGGACGCGACGACCAGCAACGCATCGAGGCCGCGGCCGCGCTGGCGCAGCTGTGCCTGCGCGACGGCGACGTCGAGGAGGCGCTCCGCCTCACCGACCAGCCGGCCGAGATCGCCGTCAGCGGCGGCATCTGGTCCCGGGCCGTCGAGTTCGCCCCGGCACGGGTCGCGGCCCTGGTCGCCGCCGGTCAGCTCGGCCGCGCCGCCGACCTGGCCGACACCTTCGAGGGGGCCCTGGGCGACAGGGACGCCCCGGCGCCGCGGGCGTCCGTGGTGCTGTGCCGCGCCATCCTGGCCGAAGCCGGCGGCCGGCTCGCCGACGCCGCCTCGCTGTTCGCCCGGGCGGCCGACGCCTGGCAGGCGCTGCCGCGCCCCTACGACGCCCTGCTCGCACGGGAGCGCCACGCCCGCTGCCTGCTCGCCGACGGCCGGGACGAGGCCGCGCTGCCGGTGCTGTCCGACGTCCGGCGAGCACTGTCGGAGCTCGGCGCCCACCACGACGCCGACCGGGTGGCACGGACCCTGAACGAGCGGGGTGGGGACACCCGCGAGACGCGCGGCCGGGGCCGGCCCAGCTACGGCAACCACCTCTCCCCGCGCGAATTGGAAGTCGCCCGCCTGCTGCTCGACGGCCGGACGAACCGGCAGATCGCCGACGTGCTGGTGGTGTCGACGCAGACCGTGGCCAGCCAGGTGAAGTCGGCCATGCGCAAACTGCAGGTGACGTCGCGGACCGGACTCGCCCTCAGGGTCGTGGAGTTGGGGATCGTGGGCGAGCAGGGGCAAACACCGCCGGGCGACGAGTGA